The Aspergillus luchuensis IFO 4308 DNA, chromosome 7, nearly complete sequence genome has a segment encoding these proteins:
- a CDS encoding uncharacterized protein (COG:Q;~EggNog:ENOG410PJNG;~InterPro:IPR036640;~TransMembrane:2 (i36-55o75-97i);~go_component: GO:0016021 - integral component of membrane [Evidence IEA];~go_function: GO:0005524 - ATP binding [Evidence IEA]): MLSSRTLRTRAIKAWTSRAESSGWALPLNLARCLKFALFLPVIPRLFVIVFRYAQPLVMDALIRFVNDTATDTARGIWLISSAAITYIGMAASAAIYQRYIDRLRIMVRGALIGLVHDKAMKLPGKEAKSEAVTLMSSDIDSVESVGEILHDTWAYILEVVIGTMLLAARLQCVFADECIRCQAP; this comes from the exons ATGCTATCATCAAGAACTCTCCGTACGAGAGCAATTAAAGCGTGGACTTCAAGAG CTGAGTCCTCCGGATGGGCTCTTCCTCTTAATTTGGCACGTTGCCTTAAATTTGCTTTGTTTTTGCCCGTGATTCCTcgtctcttcgtcatcgtgTTTCGTTACGCTCAACCCTTAGTGATGGACGCCCTTATCCGCTTCGTGAATGATACGGCTACTGACACAGCTCGTGGCATCTGGCTTATCTCGTCTGCCGCGATTACGTACATAGGAATGGCGGCCTCTGCGGCAATATATCAACGTTATATCGATCGACTGCGAATCATGGTTAGGGGTGCCTTGATCGGCTTGGTACACGATAAAGCGATGAAACTCCCCGGTAAAGAGGCTAAATCAGAGGCTGTGACCCTAATGAGCTCCGATATTGACAGTGTTGAGTCAGTGGGGGAAATTCTTCATGACACATGGGCCTATATCTTGGAGGTGGTCATCGGCACAATGCTACTGGCTGCCCGGCTTCAATg TGTGTTCGCGGATGAGTGCATACGTTGCCAAGCACCTTGA
- a CDS encoding uncharacterized protein (COG:S;~EggNog:ENOG410Q2T6), translating into MGTAQIPSVREMWELSVPEMAFEYQPLLSTLLAVAAAHRARLVPHEAEELRRVQGGFIAQAIGGHRAETAKLAVSSRGAGVTETLCMNAILISLYTLACRMDGSAGGEGEYEPPNLWLNMARGVRTVVSMVYYRLVEERARIAPLLVARPVVHRGDVEVQDGGPKGSSGELRFLVDMLLGNEEEEEVMGVYVQCVGYLEGLLMAVRMGESGYDIRKRFSSFPSMVPGEFLGLVSERRPRALVILAYLFALVKGAEGVWWLRGIPEMEVRGIESILPEVWRGIMEWPVGVVMGVVDVNDEVVL; encoded by the coding sequence ATGGGCACCGCACAGATCCCCTCCGTGCGCGAGATGTGGGAACTCTCTGTCCCCGAAATGGCCTTTGAGTACCAGCCCCTTCTGTCCACTTTGCTGGCTGTGGCTGCGGCGCATCGCGCACGGCTTGTGCCCCATGAAGCAGAGGAGTTGAGACGTGTTCAGGGCGGGTTTATTGCTCAGGCAATTGGGGGACATAGGGCTGAGACGGCGAAGTTGGCGGTGTCTTCCCGGGGGGCGGGTGTTACGGAGACGTTGTGCATGAATGCGATTTTAATCTCGCTGTATACGCTTGCGTGCAGGATGGATGGTAGcgcaggaggagagggtgagtACGAGCCTCCGAACCTGTGGTTGAATATGGCTCGCGGGGTGAGGACGGTCGTGTCGATGGTGTATTATCGGCTTGTAGAGGAGAGGGCACGGATTGCGCCGTTGTTGGTTGCTAGGCCGGTTGTGCATCggggggatgtggaggtgCAGGATGGGGGGCCTAAGGGGAGTAGTGGGGAGTTGAGGTTCTTGGTAGATATGTTGCTTGGtaatgaggaggaagaggaggtgatgGGGGTGTATGTGCAGTGTGTTGGGTatttggaggggttgttgatggcggtTAGGATGGGGGAGTCTGGGTATGATATTCGGAAGAGGTTCTCGTCGTTTCCCAGTATGGTTCCAGGGGAGTTTTTGGGGCTGGTGAGTGAGCGGAGGCCTAGGGCGTTGGTTATTCTGGCGTATCTGTTTGCGTTGGTTAAGGGTGCCGAGGGAgtgtggtggttgaggggtATTCCGGAGATGGAGGTTCGTGGGATTGAGTCTATTTTGCCGGAGGTGTGGAGGGGGATTATGGAGTGGCCGGTCGGGGTGGttatgggggtggtggatgttaaTGATGAGGTAGTGTTATGA
- a CDS encoding uncharacterized protein (COG:S;~EggNog:ENOG410PX83;~TransMembrane:7 (o12-29i36-55o67-87i99-122o134-155i167-192o212-229i)), which yields MSATEHLDAANLAFYALFSLPAIYCLVVHGKHGLVGWAYVLAMCGLRIAGSAMSLNAIHHDKVNTTAAILNGIGLSPLLMAAMGLLHEANHSIHRFLPPFLNLWGFLITHMVVAGGIGLAAASSGNETLLRVGMVVFATGWTLVAVLIWFSYGANAHSRRLGEERQLLSAITVAMPLIGVRIVYAIVTAFTSSNLEGGSLAVRVIFGTIPEYLIMLIYVGVGIVTRNLARSRVEYIQPKNQAVPV from the exons ATGTCCGCAACTGAACACTTGGATGCAGCCAACTTGGCCTTCTatgctctcttctctctcccagcaATATACTGCCTTGTTGTGCATGGCAAACATGGCCTCGTCGGCTGGGCTTACGTTCTCGCCATGTGTGGTCTGCGTATAGCCGGAAGTGCAATGTCCCTCAACGCTATTCACCACGACAAAGTCAACACAACAGCTGCGATCCTCAACGGCATTGGTCTATCCCCTCTTCTTATGGCTGCCATGGGCCTGCTCCATGAAGC AAACCACTCCATCCACcgctttctccctcctttcctGAACCTCTGGGGATTCCTCATCACACACATGGTTGTCGCAGGTGGAATtggtcttgctgctgctagcaGTGGAAACGAGACACTCCTTCGTGTGGGGATGGTTGTCTTTGCGACGGGATGGACCTTGGTGGCTGTTCTGATTTGGTTCTCATATGGGGCTAATGCCCACAGCCGTCgactgggagaagagagacag CTTCTCTCTGCTATCACTGTCGCCATGCCCTTGATCGGTGTTCGCATCGTCTATGCCATCGTAACCGCATTCACCAGCTCCAATCTTGAAGGTGGCAGTCTGGCCGTGCGCGTCATCTTCGGTACCATCCCGGAGTACCTCATCATGCTCATCTACGTGGGAGTCGGTATCGTCACTCGCAACCTGGCACGCAGTCGTGTCGAATACATCCAGCCGAAGAACCAGGCCGTGCCCGTCTGA
- a CDS encoding Zn(II)2Cys6 transcription factor (COG:S;~EggNog:ENOG410Q2K5;~InterPro:IPR036864,IPR007219,IPR001138;~PFAM:PF00172,PF04082;~TransMembrane:2 (o582-599i632-650o);~go_function: GO:0000981 - DNA-binding transcription factor activity, RNA polymerase II-specific [Evidence IEA];~go_function: GO:0003677 - DNA binding [Evidence IEA];~go_function: GO:0008270 - zinc ion binding [Evidence IEA];~go_process: GO:0006351 - transcription, DNA-templated [Evidence IEA];~go_process: GO:0006355 - regulation of transcription, DNA-templated [Evidence IEA]), with protein sequence MFRGVELVRMWILVEKTQLPAGKDELPAHVRWLNLGPGQELGHERDAIVIPYLLLAPVDWPVSTANSWSSFSGAIQEILSDMESCPRSQVCSRVTQRPLLACLACRSSKVRCELTRGATVCRRCNLRNLKCVYTKSRRALRRSSTSPNTASSPDTNASSSPCSDSSGTHAGISIPHTESPGSVDDWESNGLFDGESLSQLLVSGTKAISGQPHIAIKPDVLSTYPLDNLLSDIEGLLEQPVSYLAPSKGNVTRPDRKFRSRLPAVSPEDSEYLLRKGALQLLPPALRNELLAAYVKYVHPLLPILDLGDFLSKVIVGDDAQFNSPLLYQAVMFAGSIFARRGNDEMEQLTGALFERTKVLYEFESEPCAYTQIQALLLMTLWHGDMSRHKGPSYWLDIAFSTAERIGLLHDEDWTCDSRSFRSTMWCCLYVRDRTISLGSRRPPRMPVNIYPDSILHLMSDASQEYDEIIHESLGSASAMLTDTSQEQSAMLFKELVKLSYCVGAILDYLYEGAWVPIPARRSSFYSLAPKCSISPSIRPSCEKLLYSWIQFLPLNAVYHPPHIPADFDGNPTETVFLVHKAFLYLLYLATMAVIYRTGTHSQQTSTARPNMEGLRGSTSQIKKVLAELQDLGLLLFLPGASVTILMFAVEASLLDLQGSDIMVRRQAMTNLYACEEAALHLMQAYPTAEMAVLKTRTARANLLGLIEA encoded by the exons ATGTTCCGCGGCGTTGAGCTGGTGAGAATGTGGATCCTGGTGGAGAAGACCCAATTGCCCGCCGGAAAAGATGAGCTTCCTGCACATGTCCGGTGGCTGAATCTTGGGCCAGGTCAGGAACTTGGTCATGAAAGGGATGCGATTGTTATTCCATATTTACTTCTTGCACCCGTCGACTGGCCTGTCTCGACCGCAAATTCTTGGTCAAGTTTCAGTGGAGCGATTCAGGAAATATTATCCGACATGGAGAGTTGCCCTCGATCTCAGGTCTGTAGTCGTGTAACACAGCGGCCTCTACTCGCTTGCCTTGCATGTCGGAGCTCAAAGGTGCGATGCGAGTTAACACGAGGAGCGACTGTGTGTCGCAGATGCAACTTGAGAAACCTGAAGTGTGTCTACACGAAATCACGAAG GGCACTCAGAAGGTCTTCAACTAGTCCGAACACGGCGTCCTCTCCTGACACTAATGCCTCGTCTTCGCCATGCTCGGACTCTAGTGGGACCCATGCTGGTATTTCCATTCCCCACACAGAGAGTCCCGGCAGTGTGGATGATTGGGAAAGCAATGGTCTCTTCGACGGTG AATCTCTTTCCCAGTTATTGGTTTCAGGGACCAAAGCTATATCAGGCCAACCACACATTGCCATCAAGCCTGATGTCCTGTCTACCTATCCTCTTGACAACCTTCTCTCAGATATTGAGGGACTTCTCGAGCAGCCAGTCTCCTATTTGGCTCCGAGCAAGGGAAATGTTACAAGACCGGACCGGAAATTTCGAAGTCGACTCCCAGCGGTCTCCCCTGAGGACAGTGAGTATTTGCTTAGGAAAGGAGCTCTGCAGCTCTTGCCACCAGCCTTGCGCAACGAGCTATTGGCGGCGTATGTCAAATATGTTCATCCGCTCTTACCAATTCTTGATCTCGGGGATTTTCTCTCAAAAGTCATagttggagatgatgctCAATTCAATTCACCACTACTATACCAAGCTGTCATGTTTGCCGGCAGTATTTTCGCTCGGCGAGGCAATGACGAAATGGAACAGCTAACGGGAGCTTTATTTGAACGTACAAAG GTTCTTTACGAGTTTGAATCCGAACCATGTGCCTATACGCAAATCCAAGCTCTCTTGCTGATGACTCTCTGGCATGGAGATATGTCACGCCACAAAGGGCCGTCCTACTGGCTTGATATCGCCTTCTCCACTGCGGAACGAATAGGCCTGCTCCATGATGAAGATTGGACATGCGATAGCCGTTCCTTCAGATCCACTATGTGGTGCTGCCTTTACGTCCGTGATCGAACAATCTCGCTTGGATCTCGTCGGCCCCCACGGATGCCAGTCAACATATATCCAGATTCAATCCTTCATCTTATGAGCGATGCATCTCAGGAATATGATGAAATCATTCATGAGAGCCTAGGTAGCGCTTCTGCTATGCTTACCGACACTAGCCAAGAACAGTCTGCGATGCTCTTCAAGGAACTAGTCAAACTCTCCTACTGTGTTGGGGCAATCTTAGACTACCTATACGAAGGGGCATGGGTTCCAATCCCAGCACGTCGCAGCAGCTTCTATTCACTCGCCCCTAAATGCAGTATTTCGCCATCCATCAGACCCAGTTGTGAGAAGCTCCTCTATTCCTGGATTCAATTCCTTCCACTTAACGCAGTTTACCATCCACCACACATTCCCGCCGATTTTGATGGAAATCCGACCGAAACAGTATTTTTAGTGCACAAAGCTTTTCTCTACCTGCTATATTTAGCCACCATGGCTGTGATATACCGCACAGGAACGCATAGCCAGCAAACCAGCACTGCGCGTCCTAACATGGAAGGTCTAAGGGGATCCACGTCGCAAATCAAAAAGGTACTCGCGGAGCTGCAGGATCTTGGACTACTTCTGTTCCTTCCCGGAGCATCAGTCACTATACTGATGTTCGCTGTTGAGGCTAGTTTGTTGGATCTTCAGGGCTCGGATATCATGGTCCGAAGGCAGGCTATGACAAATCTGTATGCTTGTGAGGAGGCTGCGTTACACTTGATGCAGGCTTATCCCACGGCTGAGATGGCAGTTTTGAAGACCAGGACAGCACGCGCAAACCTTCTTGGATTGATTGAGGCTTAA
- a CDS encoding Zn(II)2Cys6 transcription factor (COG:S;~EggNog:ENOG410Q2VU;~InterPro:IPR036864,IPR007219,IPR001138;~PFAM:PF00172,PF04082;~TransMembrane:1 (i181-199o);~go_function: GO:0000981 - DNA-binding transcription factor activity, RNA polymerase II-specific [Evidence IEA];~go_function: GO:0003677 - DNA binding [Evidence IEA];~go_function: GO:0008270 - zinc ion binding [Evidence IEA];~go_process: GO:0006351 - transcription, DNA-templated [Evidence IEA];~go_process: GO:0006355 - regulation of transcription, DNA-templated [Evidence IEA]) has product MQKASRRSTRSRISKACDRCRRQKLKCDSVRPCVLCTRAGHKCETTTASCRRVSEYQAPATPAASAGSDTPQVLPRRASEDLQQYATGTSAIGFARQVYNEEETGRTLTEAAVPGDVGMVGADNSLWGLKETPMPPTTVMLALINAYFDRMQWFILVLHEPSFREMAQPIISQHQWQRRDLGAVMMVLAVAVISLQSVLPDADWPGHILLSTHSIDAQDLLSKFLTEIRSRVLDILEDRRIEGVQVCLLLCCYYMFHSSPNMAWTTCGMAFRAAYALNLQETSTSSLPSIANETRSRCWNQIIISDTFCSILYGRPASLPSANVRHLQLVDDLVFDHSLLRILSVENSDGITSRAPFHVLKTDVYAIAREILIRFRRLDLTSGIEEENLEAIIRITEESNALLTDWWKAVPKLYDFDYWKADGRWETVEGQLQTLPPQERQQVETIYLQAAVLQLTYDGMVIQANRPLLERRINRLTSSRAIMDAMHRALDRATAAALRISRVPVDTLKNHFAIAVVSMTKFTAGVILCIPPTVKPLTATAHEAKDGVVRIIRASRSLKSHDRIARQTEQLLTELLKVTTQREITHALADNIETHCPSDTRLTGSGVDGPSNDSLSAGRSRTIHGPAAQAAVDPVQGSWDTDYNAPPAVMGPYDFLPAQAFQQLDDTFGAFGESMFNLVPDDQNSTWNWGRTFP; this is encoded by the exons ATGCAGAAAGCTTCCAGGCGGTCGACTCGGTCGCGAATATCCAAGGCTTGCGACCGTTGTCGTCGACAGAAGCTCAAG TGTGACTCAGTTCGTCCGTGTGTACTATGCACTCGTGCTGGTCACAAATGCGAGACAACCACTGCATCATGTCGTCGTGTTTCTGAATATCAGGCACCGGCCACCCCAGCGGCTTCCGCCGGATCTGATACACCGCAGGTCTTACCGAGAAGAGCGTCCGAGGACCTTCAACAATATGCAACTGGTACTTCGGCGATTGGTTTCGCCAGGCAGGTTTATAACGAGGAGGAGACAGGCCGGACCTTGACTGAAGCTGCTGTGCCGGGTGATGTTGGCATGGTGGGTGCTGATAACTCACTATGGGGTCTGAAAGAGACACCCATGCCCCCAACGACTGTGATGCTTGCATTGATCAACGCCTACTTTGATCGAATGCAGTGGTTTATTTTGGTCCTCCACGAGCCGTCATTTAGAGAAATGGCCCAGCCAATCATCTCTCAGCATCAATGGCAACGCCGGGATCTTGGTGCGGTCATGATGGTGCTTGCTGTCGCTGTCATCAGCTTACAATCAGTCCTCCCTGACGCAGATTGGCCTGGTCATATTCTTCTATCCACGCATTCAATTGATGCCCAGGATTTGCTGAGTAAATTTCTGACAGAGATTCGTTCCCGTGTGCTTGACATCTTGGAGGACCGCCGTATAGAAGGGGTGCAAGTCTGTCTTCTACTCTGTTGCTATTACATGTTCCACAGCTCTCCAAATATGGCCTGGACCACGTGTGGCATGGCTTTCAGAGCTGCATATGCCCTCAATCTTCAAGAAACAAGCACATCGTCGCTGCCTTCTATCGCTAATGAGACACGCTCTCGTTGCTGGAACCAGATCATCATTTCGGATACATTTTGCTCGATTCTCTATGGGCGCCCTGCTTCTCTGCCTTCGGCCAACGTTCGTCATCTACAGCTCGTCGACGACCTGGTCTTTGACCACTCCCTGCTAAGGATTCTATCAGTGGAGAATAGCGACGGAATAACGTCGCGCGCCCCATTTCACGTCTTAAAGACAGATGTGTATGCGATTGCTCGCGAAATTCTTATCCGCTTCCGTCGGCTTGACCTGACATCTGGAATAGAGGAAGAGAACTTGGAAGCTATCATCCGTATTACCGAGGAGTCGAACGCTCTTCTCACTGACTGGTGGAAAGCCGTCCCGAAATTATATGACTTTGACTATTGGAAAGCAGATGGTCGCTGGGAGACCGTTGAAGGGCAGCTGCAAACGCTTCCGCCTCAAGAAAGGCAGCAGGTGGAGACAATCTATCTACAGGCTGCTGTTCTTCAATTGACGTACGATGGCATGGTCATACAAGCAAACAGACCGCTGTTGGAGCGAAGAATCAACAGGCTAACATCTTCGCGGGCGATAATGGATGCGATGCATAGGGCGTTAGACCGAGCCACAGCTGCTGCCCTCCGCATATCCCGCGTGCCAGTTGACACATTAAAGAATCACTTCGCTATAGCAGTTGTATCCATGACAAAATTTACTGCCGGTGTGATACTCTGCATACCTCCAACTGTGAAACCTTTAACGGCCACCGCTCACGAGGCAAAGGATGGAGTGGTAAGAATAATTCGCGCTAGTCGAAGTCTCAAGAGCCATGATCGAATAGCAAGGCAAACTGAACAGCTTCTGACGGAGCTGCTGAAAGTTACTACTCAGCGCGAGATAACACACGCCTTGGCTGATAATATCGAAACACATTGCCCTTCTGATACGCGATTAACTGGTTCTGGGGTGGACGGCCCCTCGAATGACTCCTTGAGTGCCGGGCGCTCCAGGACAATTCACGGACCCGCAGCGCAGGCCGCTGTAGACCCTGTCCAAGGTTCCTGGGACACAGACTATAATGCGCCCCCTGCCGTAATGGGACCATATGATTTCCTCCCTGCCCAGGCCTTCCAACAGCTGGACGATACATTTGGTGCATTTGGAGAAT CCATGTTTAACTTGGTCCCTGATGATCAAAACAGTACGTGGAACTGGGGCCGAACATTTCCCTAG
- a CDS encoding Zn(II)2Cys6 transcription factor domain-containing protein (COG:S;~EggNog:ENOG410Q2T6;~InterPro:IPR036864,IPR001138;~PFAM:PF00172;~go_function: GO:0000981 - DNA-binding transcription factor activity, RNA polymerase II-specific [Evidence IEA];~go_function: GO:0008270 - zinc ion binding [Evidence IEA];~go_process: GO:0006355 - regulation of transcription, DNA-templated [Evidence IEA]) translates to MPPRLNHRKSTRGCRRCKARKVKCSETRPKCQHCNRHNLPCEYAPLEPRMYTYREDTSSNRSTSTASTTTTTAALLSSPTSTSTTLSIPIPTPSPFTSNLQAPHLTPLNTTSLRLLHLYITST, encoded by the exons ATGCCCCCACGACTCAACCACCGCAAATCCACCCGCGGATGTCGGCGGTGCAAAGCTAGAAAAGTCAAG TGCAGCGAAACTCGCCCCAAATGCCAGCACTGCAATCGTCACAACCTCCCCTGCGAATATGCGCCTCTCGAGCCGCGCATGTACACTTACCGAGAGGATACTTCCAGTAATagaagcacaagcacagccagcactactaccaccaccgcagccCTCCTATCCTCGCCCACTTCTACATCCACAACCctatccatccccatcccaaccccctcACCTTTCACCTCCAACCTGCAAGCCCCCCACCTAACCCCCCTtaacaccacctccctccgcCTGCTCCACCTCTACATAACCTCCACCTAA
- a CDS encoding Zn(II)2Cys6 transcription factor (COG:S;~EggNog:ENOG410PUBY;~InterPro:IPR036864,IPR007219,IPR001138;~PFAM:PF00172,PF04082;~TransMembrane:3 (i253-273o331-348i369-386o);~go_function: GO:0000981 - DNA-binding transcription factor activity, RNA polymerase II-specific [Evidence IEA];~go_function: GO:0003677 - DNA binding [Evidence IEA];~go_function: GO:0008270 - zinc ion binding [Evidence IEA];~go_process: GO:0006351 - transcription, DNA-templated [Evidence IEA];~go_process: GO:0006355 - regulation of transcription, DNA-templated [Evidence IEA]): MESNGVTKPTWASRPSHQPKRRHRIPLSCDPCRARKLRCNREKPCQNCITRNEQSSCRFRGANNGTTPTRRDGGDEMKNRIDHLEDLVKRLIAERKNGLAENTPHTPESSIPDDNKALQGAQSHASEVACAGTTMIDGTRSVYRGGDEWYDVLEEINTLKQTWTETQDEIADEVVRSAPSHIADGSSLLFGQVKPLERIEIVSTLPPKHQVDKLIALFFDTEKFQISVPPILHIPTFMREYNEHWKDPSRTNFIWLGLLFSILGLTMLSFHQFGEPPEYEGISESLFQLYRIRTAQCLLNGDIAKCLPYTIETLRFNATAELNRKDDNRRGLWIMTGVIVRAAINMGYHRDPSHSPSISPFQAEYRRRVWMSVIIMDDMASFLGGFPRTGSTLFSDTMEPRNIHDWELSEGTTSLPPSRPLEEPTATTYIIAKTRLFRAIGRIADFNNTPTVITYDTVREIDQALYDAYEQFPSHLKVHMEGNIIPLGNAAEVSRFSLCSMYHRAMCTLHRKFMAKGLLDSRFKLSHDRCLSSAMTLLDYQVALEPSWYKSSLTRQVLTLAAMILFLELELARRFNNPDASRSIDILQILERSCDLWRHAKDSYEEAGRVYDIIVRMIASFRSESATTSAHALDLQGFSSPFTAFDSVDRSLEKETLDVDIDWTTWDAFIQDTELQDGPIY; encoded by the exons ATGGAATCCAATGGTGTCACAAAACCCACTTGGGCCTCCAGACCATCTCACCAACCAAAACGGCGCCACCGGATCCCATTGTCATGTGATCCTTGCCGCGCTAGGAA GCTGAGATGCAATCGCGAGAAGCCTTGTCAGAACTGTATCACTCGCAATGAGCAGTCGTCCTGCAGATTCAGAGGAGCTAACAATGGCACTACCCCTACGCGtcgggatggtggagatgagatgaagaataGGATCGATCACTTGGAGGATCTGGTCAAGAGGCTGATTGCTGAGCGGAAGAATGGATTGGCTGAGAATACGCCTCATACACCGGAGAGCTCTATACCTGACGATAATAAGGCTTTGCAAGGTGCGCAGTCGCATGCTTCAGAAGTCGCATGCGCTGGGACGACGATGATTGATGGCACTCGCTCGGTGTACCGAGGGGGTGATGAGTGGTATGACGTTTTGGAAGAG ATTAACACACTCAAGCAAACATGGACCGAAACTCAGGATGAAATCGCTGATGAGGTCGTCCGGTCTGCTCCCTCGCATATTGCCGACGGCTCAAGCTTGCTTTTTGGTCAAGTCAAGCCACTGGAGCGAATAGAAATTGTATCTACATTACCGCCAAAGCATCAGGTCGATAAGCTCATAGCTCTATTCTTTGACACAGAGAAATTCCAAATATCTGTGCCCC CCATCTTACACATACCAACCTTCATGCGCGAG TATAACGAGCATTGGAAAGACCCGTCCCGCACAAACTTCATATGGCTGggcctcctcttctcaatCCTTGGCCTCACAATGCTCTCCTTTCATCAATTCGGAGAACCGCCAGAGTACGAAGGCATCTCGGAGTCACTCTTTCAGCTCTATCGTATCCGTACAGCGCAGTGTTTGCTCAATGGCGACATTGCTAAATGCCTTCCTTACACTATCGAGACCTTGAGGTTCAACGCAACAGCTGAGCTTAACAGAAAAGACGACAACCGTCGCGGACTATGGATCATGACAGGAGTCATTGTACGAGCTGCAATAAACATGGGCTACCATCGGGACCCTTCTCACTCCCCGTCTATCTCGCCGTTTCAGGCAGAATATCGACGTCGGGTCTGGATGTCGGTCATTATCATGGACGATATGGCTTCATTCCTTGGCGGCTTTCCTCGAACGGGCTCGACACTATTCTCGGATACAATGGAGCCACGAAACATCCACGACTGGGAGTTATCGGAAGGAACGACGTCCCTCCCGCCATCGAGGCCTCTGGAAGAGCCTACCGCAACGACCTATATAATAGCAAAGACCCGCCTCTTCCGTGCGATCGGACGCATTGCAGATttcaacaacaccccaaCGGTTATCACCTACGACACTGTTCGCGAAATTGACCAGGCCCTGTATGATGCATATGAGCAGTTTCCTTCACACCTTAAGGTCCACATGGAGGGCAATATTATCCCATTAGGAAACGCAGCAGAGGTTTCCAGATTCAGCCTCTGCTCAATGTATCACAGAGCCATGTGCACTCTTCATAGAAAGTTTATGGCCAAAGGGCTGCTCGATAGCAGATTCAAGCTATCTCACGATCGATGCTTATCCTCCGCGATGACTTTACTAGATTACCAAGTGGCACTAGAGCCGTCGTGGTACAAGTCTTCATTAACGAGACAGGTGTTGACTCTAGCTGCTATGATTCTCTTTCTGGAGTTGGAGCTCGCGCGGCGGTTTAACAACCCAGATGCATCCAGGAGCATCGATATACTGCAGATATTAGAAAGGTCTTGTGATCTATGGAGACACGCGAAGGACTCCTACGAAGAAGCTGGGAGAGTTTATGATATTATTGTGCGGATGATCGCAAGCTTCCGGTCCGAATCTGCAACTACTTCAGCCCATGCCTTAGATCTTCAGGGATTCAGTTCTCCATTCACAGCCTTTGATAGTGTCGACCGATCGCTTGAGAAGGAGACACTGGATGTAGATATTGATTGG ACTACGTGGGATGCCTTCATCCAGGATACCGAGTTGCAGGACGGGCCTATCTATTGA